A stretch of the Massilia varians genome encodes the following:
- a CDS encoding efflux RND transporter periplasmic adaptor subunit — translation MIRDTSEQDAVLTPAPVHKLKRRALWVGGAAALLAISVAVLGAWTSSEHSVSEARLRIAEVTRGPLVRDASVNGRIVAAVSPTLYSTAPATVNLKVAAGDTVKKGDVLAVLESPDLTDELKRETSSYEQLKAEVARQQILARKQKLLAKREADTAEIDRLSAQRTLERYESVAQVGIIAKIDYQKAKDALNSAEIRANHASQAAALEGDDVQLALKTKINELERQRLSLANAQRRVDELTVRAPVDGFIGTLNVQNRMVVAANAPLMTLVDLSKLEVEVEVPETYVADIGLGMNAEITLPSGKATGKLSALSPEVVRNQVLARVRFDGEQPKGLRQSQRVTARLLIEERPNVLMLPRGPFVESEGGRHAYVVRDGIAVRTPVQLGATSISAVEILSGLKQGDKVVISGTDTFNNATRVTIN, via the coding sequence ATGATCCGCGATACCTCAGAACAAGACGCCGTCCTCACTCCGGCCCCGGTCCACAAGCTCAAGCGCCGCGCGCTGTGGGTGGGCGGCGCCGCCGCCCTGCTCGCCATCAGCGTCGCCGTGCTGGGCGCCTGGACCAGCAGCGAACACTCCGTCAGCGAAGCCCGCCTGCGCATCGCCGAGGTCACGCGCGGGCCTCTGGTGCGCGACGCATCAGTGAACGGCCGCATCGTGGCCGCCGTCAGCCCCACCCTGTATTCGACCGCCCCGGCCACCGTCAACCTGAAGGTCGCGGCCGGCGACACCGTCAAGAAGGGCGACGTGCTGGCCGTGCTCGAGTCCCCGGACCTGACCGATGAACTCAAGCGCGAGACCTCCAGCTACGAGCAGCTCAAGGCTGAGGTGGCGCGCCAGCAGATCCTGGCGCGCAAGCAGAAGCTGCTGGCCAAGCGCGAAGCCGACACCGCCGAGATCGACCGCCTGTCGGCCCAGCGCACCCTGGAGCGCTACGAGAGCGTGGCCCAGGTCGGCATCATCGCCAAGATCGATTACCAGAAGGCCAAGGATGCCCTGAACTCGGCCGAGATCCGCGCCAACCACGCCTCCCAGGCCGCGGCCCTGGAAGGCGACGACGTCCAGCTGGCCCTGAAGACCAAGATCAACGAACTGGAACGCCAGCGCCTGTCGCTGGCCAATGCCCAGCGCCGCGTCGACGAACTGACCGTGCGCGCGCCGGTGGACGGCTTCATCGGCACCCTCAACGTCCAGAACCGCATGGTGGTGGCCGCCAACGCGCCCCTGATGACCCTGGTCGACCTGTCCAAGCTCGAAGTCGAGGTCGAGGTGCCGGAAACCTATGTGGCCGACATCGGCCTGGGCATGAACGCCGAGATCACCCTGCCCTCGGGCAAGGCCACCGGCAAGCTGTCGGCGCTGTCGCCGGAAGTGGTGCGCAACCAGGTGCTGGCGCGCGTGCGCTTCGACGGCGAGCAGCCGAAAGGCCTGCGTCAGAGCCAGCGCGTGACCGCGCGCCTGCTGATCGAGGAGCGCCCCAACGTCCTGATGCTGCCGCGCGGCCCCTTCGTGGAAAGCGAAGGCGGACGCCATGCCTACGTGGTGCGGGACGGGATCGCCGTGCGCACCCCGGTCCAGCTGGGCGCCACCAGCATTTCCGCCGTCGAGATCCTGTCGGGCCTGAAGCAGGGCGACAAGGTCGTCATCTCCGGCACCGACACCTTCAACAACGCCACCCGCGTCACGATCAACTGA
- the fusA gene encoding elongation factor G: MARTTPIERYRNIGISAHIDAGKTTTTERILFYTGVNHKLGEVHDGAATMDWMEQEQERGITITSAATTCFWKGMASNFEPHRFNIIDTPGHVDFTIEVERSMRVLDGACMVYCAVGGVQPQSETVWRQANKYKVPRLAFVNKMDRTGANFFKVYEQMRARLKANPIPLQIPIGAEDSFKGVVDLVKMKAVLWDDASQGMKFEYADVPAELLDQANEWREKLVETAAEASEELMNKYLEEGELSEAEIKKALRNRTIAGEIVPMMCGTAFKNKGVQAMLDAVIEYLPSPVDIPPVTGTDEDEQPVSRKADDSEKFAALAFKIMTDPFVGQLIFFRVYSGVVNSGDTVYNPVKGKKERLGRILQMHANQREEIKEVRAGDIAAAVGLKEATTGETLCDPSAPIILEKMVFPEPVIQQAVEPKTKADQEKMGLALNRLAQEDPSFRVRTDEESGQTIIGGMGELHLEIIVDRMKREFNVEATVGKPQVAYRETIRKAVTDVEGKFVKQSGGRGQYGHAVLTIEPQEAGKGFEFVDAIKGGVVPREYIPAVEKGVRETLTSGVLAGYPVVDVKVTLTFGSYHDVDSNENAFRMAGSMAFKDGCRKASPVILEPMMAVEVETPEDYAGTVMGDLSSRRGMVQGMDEIPGGGGKIIKAEVPLSEMFGYATSLRSATQGRATYTMEFKHYAEAPKHVIDAIVTAKAK; the protein is encoded by the coding sequence ATGGCACGCACTACCCCCATTGAGCGCTACCGCAATATCGGTATTTCCGCTCACATCGACGCCGGCAAGACGACGACCACCGAGCGCATCCTGTTCTACACGGGTGTGAACCACAAGCTGGGCGAAGTGCACGACGGCGCCGCCACCATGGACTGGATGGAGCAGGAGCAAGAGCGCGGTATTACCATTACCTCGGCAGCGACCACCTGCTTCTGGAAAGGTATGGCCAGCAACTTCGAGCCGCACCGTTTCAACATCATCGACACCCCGGGCCACGTCGACTTCACCATCGAGGTGGAGCGTTCGATGCGCGTGCTGGACGGCGCCTGCATGGTTTACTGCGCAGTCGGCGGCGTGCAGCCGCAGTCGGAAACCGTGTGGCGTCAGGCTAACAAGTACAAGGTTCCGCGTCTGGCATTCGTCAACAAGATGGACCGTACCGGTGCGAACTTCTTCAAGGTGTACGAGCAGATGCGCGCCCGCCTGAAGGCCAACCCGATCCCGCTGCAGATCCCGATCGGCGCCGAAGACAGCTTCAAGGGCGTGGTCGACCTGGTCAAGATGAAGGCCGTCTTGTGGGACGACGCATCGCAGGGCATGAAGTTCGAATACGCCGACGTGCCGGCCGAGCTGCTGGATCAAGCCAACGAATGGCGCGAGAAGCTGGTCGAAACCGCCGCGGAAGCGTCGGAAGAGCTGATGAACAAGTACCTCGAAGAAGGCGAACTGTCGGAAGCCGAGATCAAGAAGGCACTGCGTAACCGTACCATCGCTGGCGAAATCGTCCCGATGATGTGCGGCACCGCCTTCAAGAACAAGGGCGTGCAGGCAATGCTGGACGCGGTCATCGAGTACCTGCCGTCGCCAGTGGACATCCCGCCGGTCACCGGCACCGACGAAGACGAGCAGCCGGTCTCGCGTAAAGCCGACGACAGCGAGAAGTTCGCTGCGCTGGCATTCAAGATCATGACCGACCCGTTCGTCGGCCAGCTGATCTTCTTCCGCGTCTACTCGGGCGTCGTGAACTCGGGCGATACCGTCTACAACCCGGTCAAGGGCAAGAAGGAACGTCTGGGCCGTATCCTGCAGATGCACGCCAACCAGCGTGAAGAGATCAAGGAAGTCCGCGCAGGCGACATCGCCGCGGCAGTCGGCCTGAAAGAAGCGACCACCGGCGAAACCCTGTGCGATCCGTCGGCACCGATCATCCTGGAAAAGATGGTGTTCCCGGAGCCGGTCATCCAGCAGGCAGTCGAGCCGAAGACCAAGGCTGACCAGGAAAAGATGGGCCTGGCACTGAACCGTCTGGCTCAGGAAGACCCGTCGTTCCGCGTGCGTACCGACGAAGAATCGGGCCAGACCATCATCGGTGGTATGGGCGAGCTGCACCTGGAAATTATCGTTGACCGCATGAAGCGTGAGTTCAACGTGGAAGCAACCGTCGGCAAGCCGCAGGTTGCATACCGCGAAACCATCCGCAAGGCAGTCACCGACGTCGAAGGCAAGTTCGTCAAGCAGTCGGGCGGCCGCGGCCAGTACGGTCACGCTGTCCTGACCATCGAACCGCAAGAAGCCGGCAAGGGCTTCGAGTTCGTCGACGCCATCAAGGGCGGCGTGGTTCCGCGCGAATACATCCCGGCAGTCGAGAAGGGTGTGCGCGAGACCCTGACCAGCGGCGTGCTGGCTGGCTATCCGGTCGTTGACGTGAAAGTCACCCTGACCTTCGGTTCGTACCACGACGTCGACTCGAACGAAAACGCGTTCCGCATGGCGGGCTCGATGGCGTTCAAGGACGGCTGCCGCAAGGCGAGCCCGGTCATCCTCGAGCCGATGATGGCCGTGGAAGTGGAAACGCCGGAAGACTACGCCGGTACCGTGATGGGCGACCTGTCGTCCCGCCGCGGTATGGTGCAGGGCATGGACGAAATCCCGGGCGGCGGCGGCAAGATCATCAAGGCCGAAGTCCCGCTGTCGGAAATGTTCGGCTATGCGACCTCGCTGCGTTCGGCAACCCAGGGCCGTGCGACCTACACGATGGAGTTCAAGCACTACGCTGAAGCTCCGAAGCACGTGATCGACGCGATCGTGACCGCGAAAGCCAAGTAA
- the rpsL gene encoding 30S ribosomal protein S12, whose product MPTINQLIRKPREAAVVKSKSPALENCPQKRGVCTRVYTTTPKKPNSALRKVAKVRLTNGFEVISYIGGEGHNLQEHSVVLIRGGRVKDLPGVRYHMVRGALDTQGVKDRKQARSKYGAKRAKAGAKK is encoded by the coding sequence ATGCCAACCATCAATCAACTGATTCGCAAGCCGCGTGAAGCCGCGGTTGTGAAGAGCAAGTCCCCGGCACTGGAAAACTGCCCGCAGAAGCGCGGCGTTTGCACCCGTGTCTACACCACGACCCCGAAGAAGCCGAACTCGGCACTGCGTAAGGTCGCTAAAGTTCGCCTGACCAACGGTTTCGAAGTCATTTCGTACATCGGCGGTGAAGGCCACAACCTGCAAGAGCACAGCGTCGTCCTGATCCGCGGCGGCCGTGTGAAAGACTTGCCGGGTGTGCGTTACCACATGGTCCGCGGCGCACTGGATACCCAGGGCGTGAAAGACCGTAAGCAGGCTCGCTCGAAGTACGGTGCGAAGCGCGCCAAGGCCGGCGCCAAGAAGTAA
- a CDS encoding MutS-related protein: MVGLNLVAARAFGFCYAEHARLPAVPVRASMQNEDSLLGGESLYMSELRRARELLDASGALAGICLVDEVFRGTNHLESVSAAAAVLESLCERDLVLVSSHNLVLARILADKLEPFRIDSASGRPVLLPGVLRDPNGIALLATQGFGARIEGRAAEVARWLSAHLAEPEAKQPPALSCA, translated from the coding sequence ATGGTGGGCTTGAACCTGGTGGCGGCGCGCGCCTTCGGCTTCTGCTACGCCGAGCATGCGCGCCTGCCTGCCGTGCCGGTGCGCGCCAGCATGCAGAACGAGGATTCGCTGCTGGGCGGCGAAAGCCTGTATATGTCGGAGCTGCGCCGGGCGCGCGAACTGCTCGATGCGAGCGGGGCGCTGGCCGGCATCTGCCTGGTCGACGAGGTCTTCCGCGGCACCAACCACCTGGAATCGGTGTCGGCCGCCGCGGCGGTGCTGGAAAGCCTGTGCGAGCGCGACCTGGTACTGGTCTCGTCGCACAACCTGGTGCTGGCGCGAATCCTCGCCGACAAGCTGGAGCCTTTCCGCATCGATAGCGCTAGCGGCCGGCCGGTCCTGCTGCCGGGCGTGCTGCGCGACCCGAACGGCATCGCGCTGCTGGCCACGCAGGGTTTCGGGGCGCGGATCGAGGGCCGGGCCGCCGAGGTGGCGCGCTGGCTCAGCGCACACCTGGCCGAGCCCGAAGCGAAGCAGCCGCCAGCCCTCAGTTGCGCTTGA
- the rpsG gene encoding 30S ribosomal protein S7: MPRRREVPKREILPDPKFGNTDVAKFVNVLMLSGKKSVAENIIYGAFEYIQTKSGKDPLEVFTTAINNCKPMVEVKSRRVGGANYQVPVEVRPVRRMALSMRWLREAANKRSEKSMPQRLGGELMEAAEMRGGAMKRRDEVHRMAEANKAFSHFRF; encoded by the coding sequence ATGCCACGTCGTCGTGAAGTACCCAAGCGCGAGATTCTGCCGGATCCAAAATTCGGCAACACCGATGTCGCCAAGTTCGTCAACGTTCTGATGCTGTCCGGTAAGAAATCGGTCGCTGAAAACATCATCTACGGTGCGTTCGAATACATCCAGACCAAATCGGGCAAGGACCCGCTGGAAGTGTTCACGACCGCGATCAACAACTGCAAGCCGATGGTCGAGGTGAAATCCCGCCGTGTCGGCGGCGCCAACTACCAGGTGCCAGTGGAAGTTCGTCCGGTTCGTCGTATGGCGCTGTCCATGCGTTGGTTGCGCGAAGCCGCAAACAAGCGCAGCGAAAAATCCATGCCACAACGCCTGGGTGGTGAACTGATGGAAGCGGCTGAAATGCGCGGCGGCGCGATGAAGCGCCGTGACGAAGTGCACCGCATGGCAGAAGCGAACAAAGCGTTCTCGCACTTCCGCTTCTAA
- a CDS encoding TerD family protein, giving the protein MNLFSRGQKGKLADLGTGNAFTVEVDIQAPGLSVDVSCFGLDAADRLSDERYMVFYNQLASPEGAVRLELGASLARFAVNLDALPPTIAKLVFVAAIDGLQTMRSLGACALNLGNAVRFPWSGADFGDEKAVIVAELYRRDGMWRFGAVGQGFNGGLSALLAHFGGTEAKPAAAPAPAPAAAPAQPKVSLSKVTLEKRGDKVSLDKRAGRGFGRIHVNLNWNQAATSTPPPQPAKTGFFDKLIGGGIGAGRKGSGGIDLDLGCMYELADGRRGLVQALGNAWGDFEREPFIRLDADDRTGAVAGGENLFINGERFDQIRRALIFSFIYEGVPNWAATDGVVTICAPEQAPIEVRLDGGGNQMMCAIALIENRGGSLQVTKLAEYFQQSGGTSAHELMDRHFGFGLRWKTGTKG; this is encoded by the coding sequence ATGAACCTGTTTTCGCGTGGCCAGAAAGGCAAGCTGGCCGACCTCGGCACCGGCAACGCCTTCACCGTCGAGGTGGATATCCAGGCCCCGGGCCTCTCGGTCGACGTGTCCTGTTTCGGCCTGGATGCGGCAGATCGCCTGTCGGACGAGCGCTACATGGTGTTCTACAACCAGCTGGCCAGCCCCGAGGGCGCGGTGCGGCTGGAGCTGGGCGCGTCGCTGGCCCGTTTCGCCGTCAATCTCGATGCTCTGCCGCCGACCATCGCCAAGCTGGTGTTCGTGGCCGCCATCGATGGTCTGCAAACCATGCGCTCGCTCGGCGCCTGCGCGCTGAATCTCGGCAATGCGGTGCGCTTCCCGTGGTCGGGCGCGGACTTCGGCGACGAGAAGGCGGTCATCGTGGCCGAGCTGTACCGGCGCGATGGCATGTGGCGCTTCGGCGCGGTCGGCCAGGGTTTCAATGGCGGGCTGTCGGCGCTGCTGGCGCATTTCGGCGGCACCGAAGCCAAGCCGGCAGCCGCTCCGGCTCCGGCCCCTGCGGCCGCGCCGGCCCAGCCCAAGGTCTCGCTGTCGAAGGTCACGCTGGAAAAGCGCGGCGACAAGGTCTCGCTCGACAAGCGCGCCGGCCGCGGCTTCGGCCGCATCCACGTCAACCTGAACTGGAACCAGGCGGCGACCTCGACGCCCCCGCCCCAGCCTGCGAAGACGGGCTTCTTCGACAAGCTGATCGGCGGCGGCATCGGCGCCGGCCGCAAGGGCAGCGGCGGCATCGACCTCGACCTCGGCTGCATGTACGAGCTGGCCGACGGCCGGCGCGGCCTGGTGCAGGCGCTCGGCAATGCCTGGGGCGACTTCGAGCGCGAGCCCTTCATCCGCCTGGATGCCGACGACCGCACCGGGGCCGTGGCCGGCGGCGAGAACCTGTTCATCAACGGCGAGCGCTTCGACCAGATCCGCCGCGCGCTGATCTTCTCCTTCATCTACGAAGGCGTGCCCAACTGGGCGGCGACCGACGGCGTGGTGACCATCTGCGCGCCCGAGCAGGCGCCGATCGAGGTGCGCCTGGACGGCGGCGGCAACCAGATGATGTGCGCGATCGCGCTGATCGAGAACCGGGGCGGCAGCCTGCAGGTCACCAAGCTGGCCGAGTACTTCCAGCAGAGCGGCGGCACCAGCGCCCACGAGCTGATGGACCGCCATTTCGGGTTCGGGCTGCGCTGGAAGACCGGCACCAAGGGTTGA
- a CDS encoding phosphoethanolamine transferase, which translates to MSRLLPRLLRPANLYLLLSYALLSSTPFAAKLLDLPGAQGGSDPWQLLGAGVFAWIAAWALCKRPAWFHWALLPAFLALPTELYLLVHYGQGISTHHLGIIAETSPSEALEFLGGKAWLLGAVIVGVLLWFGSTWVAAWRTRDLDWNDRSRWVVLAVLGAGAVVLAYGQKFGFAQADGKHAAASTGSWPSLPAWTRPPVDLALFAQSWPFGLSARGLDFYKERVYLAELNRRSAAFRFHAKQVGDGHGPQVVVVVLGESSRYDRWSLNGYARETNPLLAQEENLVMLKDVITPVSATRLSVPVIISRKSAMQSLKDGFSEKSFLSAFKEAGFKTFWISNQVSFGKFDTPVSVFAKEADDVQFLNLGSVSDASNHDAVLLEPLRRAIDDPAQKVLVVLHTLGSHWNYAHRYPQEFDRWQPSLKSVEKPDYTNPRLEPQMNNSYDSAILYTDWFLANVIGVLKETGLPASMLYVADHGQTLYDKSCKIAFHGHNTQYEFHVPAFVWYSSSYGERFPGKVEQLRRHRKARLSTENMFHTVLDMADIRYPGDSLERSFVNPAFKRHKRYVDSYGWTDYDDATMRGDCREVIANGKPLKRN; encoded by the coding sequence ATGTCCCGTCTGCTGCCGCGTTTGCTGCGCCCCGCCAACCTGTACCTGCTGCTGAGCTATGCCCTGCTCTCCAGCACGCCTTTCGCAGCGAAGCTGTTGGACCTGCCGGGCGCGCAAGGCGGCAGCGACCCGTGGCAGCTGCTGGGCGCCGGCGTGTTCGCCTGGATCGCCGCCTGGGCCCTGTGCAAGCGCCCGGCCTGGTTCCACTGGGCCCTGCTGCCGGCCTTCCTGGCCCTGCCGACCGAACTCTACCTGCTGGTCCATTACGGCCAGGGGATCTCGACGCACCACCTGGGCATCATCGCCGAGACCAGCCCCAGCGAGGCATTGGAATTCCTGGGCGGAAAAGCCTGGCTGCTGGGCGCGGTGATCGTCGGCGTGCTGCTGTGGTTCGGCTCGACCTGGGTGGCCGCCTGGCGCACCCGCGACCTGGACTGGAACGACCGCTCGCGCTGGGTCGTGCTGGCGGTGCTCGGCGCCGGCGCCGTGGTGCTGGCCTACGGGCAGAAGTTCGGCTTCGCCCAGGCCGACGGCAAGCACGCCGCCGCCTCCACGGGAAGCTGGCCAAGCCTCCCGGCCTGGACCAGGCCGCCGGTCGACCTGGCGCTGTTCGCCCAGTCCTGGCCCTTCGGCCTGAGCGCGCGCGGCCTCGACTTCTATAAAGAGCGGGTCTACCTGGCCGAACTGAACCGGCGCAGCGCCGCCTTCCGCTTTCATGCGAAGCAGGTCGGCGACGGGCACGGGCCGCAGGTCGTCGTGGTGGTGCTGGGCGAATCCTCGCGCTATGACCGCTGGAGCCTGAACGGCTATGCACGCGAGACCAATCCCCTGCTGGCGCAGGAAGAAAACCTGGTCATGCTGAAGGACGTGATCACGCCGGTCTCGGCCACCCGCCTGTCGGTGCCGGTGATCATCTCGCGCAAATCCGCGATGCAGAGCCTGAAAGACGGCTTCTCGGAAAAATCCTTCCTGTCCGCGTTCAAGGAGGCCGGCTTCAAGACCTTCTGGATCTCGAACCAGGTCTCGTTCGGCAAGTTCGATACCCCGGTGTCGGTGTTTGCGAAAGAGGCGGACGACGTCCAGTTCCTGAACCTGGGCAGCGTGTCCGACGCCTCCAACCACGACGCGGTGCTGCTCGAACCGCTGCGGCGCGCTATCGACGATCCGGCGCAGAAGGTGCTGGTGGTGCTGCACACGCTGGGCAGCCACTGGAACTACGCGCACCGCTATCCGCAGGAATTCGACCGCTGGCAGCCCTCGCTGAAGTCAGTCGAGAAGCCCGACTACACCAATCCGCGCCTCGAGCCGCAGATGAACAACAGCTACGACAGCGCCATCCTGTATACCGACTGGTTCCTGGCGAACGTGATCGGGGTGCTGAAAGAGACCGGCCTGCCCGCGTCCATGCTGTACGTGGCCGACCATGGCCAGACCCTGTACGACAAGTCATGCAAGATTGCCTTCCACGGCCACAACACGCAGTACGAATTCCACGTGCCGGCCTTCGTCTGGTATTCAAGCAGCTATGGCGAGCGCTTCCCCGGCAAGGTCGAGCAACTGCGGCGCCACCGCAAGGCCAGGCTCTCGACCGAAAACATGTTCCACACGGTGCTCGACATGGCCGACATCCGCTATCCCGGCGACAGCCTGGAGCGCAGTTTCGTCAATCCGGCCTTCAAGCGCCACAAGCGCTACGTCGACAGCTACGGCTGGACCGACTACGACGACGCCACCATGCGCGGCGACTGCCGCGAGGTGATTGCGAACGGCAAGCCGCTCAAGCGCAACTGA
- a CDS encoding HpcH/HpaI aldolase/citrate lyase family protein, whose protein sequence is MHKSLGASLYVPANHKDLARIANGEKLPDARSLIFCLEDAIADRELSWSLFNLSVVLANMRSEVTAERFVRVRNPEVMERVLAMPGAEKLSGFVLPKITRHNFDTYFRLVRDTSHVLMPTLETAEVFSDSEMQQLRAVFEAPGVRHRILALRIGGNDLLALLGLRRPRGMTIYRTPLGPVIARLVTTFRPWGFALTAPVFEYLDLPELLDQEVLEDLAHGMIGKTAIHPTQIALIEQHYQVRPQDLAVARAILDDASPAVFRMDDAMCEVATHRAWAERLVEQSNRFGSRSMEGEPS, encoded by the coding sequence ATGCATAAGTCTTTAGGCGCGTCGCTGTACGTGCCGGCCAATCACAAGGATTTGGCCAGAATCGCCAACGGCGAAAAACTGCCGGACGCGCGCTCGCTGATCTTCTGCCTCGAGGACGCCATCGCCGACCGCGAATTGAGCTGGTCGCTGTTCAATCTCTCGGTGGTGCTGGCGAACATGCGCAGCGAGGTCACGGCCGAGCGTTTCGTCCGGGTACGCAACCCGGAGGTGATGGAGCGCGTGCTGGCCATGCCGGGCGCCGAAAAGCTGAGCGGCTTCGTGCTGCCGAAGATCACGCGCCACAACTTCGACACCTATTTCCGCCTGGTGCGCGATACCAGTCACGTTTTGATGCCGACGCTGGAGACGGCGGAAGTGTTCAGCGACAGCGAAATGCAGCAGCTGCGCGCCGTGTTCGAAGCGCCGGGCGTGCGCCACCGCATCCTGGCCTTGCGCATCGGCGGCAACGACCTGCTGGCCCTGCTGGGCCTGCGCCGGCCGCGCGGCATGACGATCTACCGCACCCCGCTGGGGCCCGTGATCGCGCGCCTGGTGACCACGTTCCGCCCCTGGGGCTTCGCCCTGACGGCGCCGGTGTTCGAATACCTCGACCTGCCCGAGCTGCTCGACCAGGAAGTGCTGGAAGACCTGGCCCACGGCATGATCGGCAAGACGGCGATCCACCCGACCCAGATCGCCCTGATCGAGCAGCACTACCAGGTGCGCCCGCAAGACCTGGCGGTGGCGCGCGCCATCCTCGACGACGCCAGCCCCGCCGTGTTCCGCATGGACGACGCGATGTGCGAAGTCGCCACCCACCGCGCCTGGGCCGAGCGCCTGGTGGAACAGTCAAACCGCTTCGGATCCCGTTCGATGGAAGGAGAACCCTCATGA
- the tuf gene encoding elongation factor Tu, giving the protein MAKEKFERTKPHVNVGTIGHVDHGKTTLTAAIATVLSKKFGGEAKAYDQIDAAPEEKARGITINTAHVEYETANRHYAHVDCPGHADYIKNMITGAAQMDGAILVCSAADGPMPQTREHILLARQVGVPYIIVFLNKCDLVDDAELLELVEMEVRELLSKYEFPGDDLPIIKGSARMALEGQAGPLGEDAILQLAEALDSYIPTPERAVDGAFLMPVEDVFSISGRGTVVTGRVERGIIKVGEEIEIVGIVDTVKTTCTGVEMFRKLLDQGQAGDNVGLLLRGTKREDVQRGQVLAKPGSIKPHTDFTGEVYVLSKDEGGRHTPFFNNYRPQFYFRTTDVTGSIVLPADKEMVMPGDNVSITVKLIAPIAMEEGLRFAIREGGRTVGAGVVAKIIA; this is encoded by the coding sequence ATGGCAAAGGAAAAATTCGAACGGACCAAGCCGCACGTCAACGTCGGCACCATCGGTCACGTTGACCACGGCAAAACCACCCTGACGGCTGCAATCGCAACCGTTCTGTCGAAGAAGTTCGGCGGCGAAGCCAAGGCCTACGACCAGATCGACGCGGCTCCGGAAGAGAAGGCACGCGGCATCACCATCAACACCGCGCACGTCGAGTACGAAACCGCAAACCGTCACTACGCCCACGTCGACTGCCCGGGCCACGCCGACTACATCAAGAACATGATTACCGGTGCTGCGCAGATGGACGGCGCGATCCTGGTGTGCTCGGCCGCTGACGGCCCGATGCCGCAGACCCGCGAGCACATCCTGCTGGCGCGTCAGGTTGGCGTTCCGTACATCATCGTGTTCCTGAACAAGTGCGACCTGGTCGACGACGCAGAACTGCTGGAACTGGTCGAAATGGAAGTGCGCGAGCTGCTGTCGAAGTACGAGTTCCCGGGCGACGACCTGCCAATCATCAAGGGTTCGGCACGTATGGCCCTGGAAGGCCAGGCTGGTCCGCTGGGTGAAGACGCCATCCTGCAACTGGCTGAAGCACTGGATTCGTACATCCCGACCCCGGAACGTGCCGTTGACGGCGCCTTCCTGATGCCGGTGGAAGACGTGTTCTCGATCTCGGGTCGCGGTACCGTGGTGACCGGTCGTGTCGAGCGCGGCATCATCAAGGTCGGCGAAGAAATCGAAATCGTCGGTATCGTTGACACCGTCAAGACCACCTGCACCGGCGTGGAAATGTTCCGCAAGCTGCTGGACCAGGGTCAAGCTGGCGACAACGTCGGCCTGCTGCTGCGCGGTACCAAGCGTGAAGACGTCCAGCGTGGCCAGGTTCTGGCCAAGCCGGGCTCGATCAAGCCGCACACCGACTTCACCGGCGAAGTGTACGTCCTGTCGAAAGACGAAGGCGGCCGTCACACCCCGTTCTTCAACAACTACCGTCCGCAGTTCTACTTCCGTACGACTGATGTGACCGGTTCGATCGTGCTGCCGGCCGACAAAGAAATGGTCATGCCAGGCGACAACGTGTCGATCACCGTCAAGCTGATCGCTCCGATCGCGATGGAAGAAGGTCTGCGCTTCGCAATCCGCGAAGGCGGCCGTACCGTCGGCGCCGGCGTCGTGGCGAAAATCATCGCCTAA
- the rpsJ gene encoding 30S ribosomal protein S10 has product MSAPNQKIRIRLKAFDYKLIDQSALEIVDTAKRTGAVVKGPVPLPTRIQRFDVLRSPHVNKTSRDQFEIRTHQRLMDIVDPTDKTVDALMKLDLPAGVDVEIKLQ; this is encoded by the coding sequence ATGTCCGCTCCGAACCAGAAAATCCGCATCCGCCTGAAAGCGTTCGACTACAAGCTGATCGACCAGTCCGCCCTGGAAATCGTCGACACCGCCAAGCGCACCGGCGCAGTGGTCAAGGGCCCGGTCCCGCTGCCGACCCGCATCCAGCGTTTCGACGTCCTGCGTTCGCCGCACGTCAACAAGACCTCGCGCGACCAGTTCGAAATCCGCACCCACCAGCGCCTGATGGACATCGTTGATCCGACCGACAAGACCGTTGACGCACTGATGAAGCTGGACCTGCCGGCTGGCGTCGACGTCGAAATCAAGCTGCAGTAA